In Papaver somniferum cultivar HN1 chromosome 9, ASM357369v1, whole genome shotgun sequence, the genomic stretch ATTatccattctttgaatcttgttatttcttcCTCTAGCTTGGGATTGTGCTTTTTTATATTCTCTTTTGAGTTCCTTCTGATCTGCGCTACCCATTGCTACCAGTTTTTGTTCCATTTCTGTACTTTTGTTTTCTTGGTTTCCttgcgatgtactcgcaacatCATTTGTCATCCTTGGGAGTAATCTTGCATTCCCAGTGTTCGCATTAGGCATTGCAACTGGATAAGATTACATTTCTCTCTGCTTCTCCTCAAGTGCAATATACTCTTCTTGAAATTCACGCAACTCCGACATTGTGACGGTTTCTTTTATCCTGAAAATATGTATACATAATAAATCTGTAGGAAAAAGAGCATTGACAAAGGCTAGTATAAGAAATCGTTCATCTACTTGTCTTgacatttcactacacatggttctccatcgTGTTGTTAGATGACGTAAACTTTCATTGACCCTTCTGCGAAGTCCAAAGGCCGTCTCAATTCctggtcttgacatattattgCTGATATATTATCCTAAGAAGACGTTCTGTAGGTGACGAAATGATCTAATATTTCCTACTGGTAATCCTTCAAACCACTGCAaggcttctcctgttaagctcgCAGGAAAATATTTACACAGCACCGCATCATTTTCTTCCCACTGCAATAAAGATCGGCTATAGGCTTTTATATGTTGTATTGCACATATACTACCATCAAATATACTAGTGAATATAGGTAAGTTGCATTTTGGTGGTATTATTGCAATTTGAAATTGCCTTGCAAAAGGTGTCTTCCCAGCTTCCTCTActgcttcctctaactgtcttctTCCACCATTTTTCGCatagtcatcatttctctcaatTCAGCCATTTCTCTGAGAATTTCTTCGCTCATAGTTTGGTCTAAATCTTTTTGCATAGGTCTTTTTGATCTGGCTTGTCttaatctattctcatgattattcttACGTATAGCCTCCTCAATCTctctttcttcagtttcttctcttATTCTTCTACGTCTTTCTCGTTCAAATCTCACACGTTCATGCACATCGTTGTTTCTCTCTTCCTCTTGTTCGCGTGCATATTGATCCCTCAACATTTGTCTACCATGTAATAGATCTCCCTTGTTCCGGATCATGTTATCCATCATTATCTGATGCGTAACGAGTACGATGACGTGCGGTTGCATCTTGAAGTCTATTGTTCATTTGATCTTCTTGTCTGCCACGACGCTCATGTTGCTGTTCATATCGGTCATTTACTGTGCGTCTCTCGCATTGATCTTGTAAATTATCATCTTCTTGCAAATTCTCATAAATATTATCTAATGTTTGTTCTCGCTTGGAATTTCTTCGATTTGATCGACTTTGTCTTGATGAACTTCTGCTGGTTCTTGATCTTGATCGCGTAACGCTTCTTGATCTTTGTTCGTGTAATCTGAGATTCTCTTCTCTTAAATCATCATTCTGTCGTATCAAATTCACacgctcttcatcttctctttgtcGCTCAGCAATAAATCTTTGTCTAAGTTCTTCAAGtgtcatattttcttcatttccttcaatcCTTCCTTCATCTCCAGTTCTCTGTGTTTCATCTTCGGTAGAGTTCGTATGTGCAGTATGaatactcactctatcataatcaatatcattattCTGCTTTTGTGTACGTTGTAGTCCATTCAGGACATCATTTCTTTGATTTGTTCTTTCTCCTTCTTCTAATTGCTCATGAATTTCTCCTCTTCTTCGTTCGTaaattcttttacttcttctggtTGTTTCCGCTTGCTTAACAGTATATCTAATTCTTATCATTTCCACTTTCTTGTATTATCAAATGAAAATCTCAAATGTTGATGGAAAAATTCTAGGTTTTTCAATCATGGAAACTTGATTTTTAAACAGATTCACCAACAGGATATACcattcctccctgtttctagcgccaaaatgtagttgcaagaaatcctacaaccacatccctATGAATTT encodes the following:
- the LOC113311882 gene encoding trichohyalin-like; this translates as MIRIRYTVKQAETTRRSKRIYERRRGEIHEQLEEGERTNQRNDVLNGLQRTQKQNNDIDYDRVSIHTAHTNSTEDETQRTGDEGRIEGNEENMTLEELRQRFIAERQREDEERVNLIRQNDDLREENLRLHEQRSRSVTRSRSRTSRSSSRQSRSNRRNSKREQTLDNIYENLQEDDNLQDQCERRTVNDRYEQQHERRGRQEDQMNNRLQDATARHRTRYASDNDG